A stretch of the Lolium perenne isolate Kyuss_39 chromosome 3, Kyuss_2.0, whole genome shotgun sequence genome encodes the following:
- the LOC127345583 gene encoding peroxisomal membrane protein PEX14 isoform X9: MDSNSNANPPPPPPQADAGGDGDKAPAFDAPQSPPEPVREDYVQNAVKFLSHPKVRGSAVVYRRSFLQNKGLTSDEIDEAFRRVPDPQPTAASPSTQAQPPAPAAAAPLQTYAQPQSAIVVAQQHPRFTWYRAFVAAGLLLGFGASAAVFIKKLFLPRLKSWIRKVVAEAQETADLKSKIDDETKEAVRASSEAVSAIARTNQELLASKDEEKKILVTLTHALDSQAKVLKSLSESLSHSRDSVNVTREDRFAHYRPLEDHAVRNGPVNTPWRPPQQPNMYGVPNGDFGSGRPSFAPAPTEPTSGSFSRSYVETVQRADRSSGSKPWEMPQYAQPKLGYGSNTHLSEDGSYSEAQENYGPSYHQNGKAPDFQTEEPRPLTYSTGAEERPPPQRRWVPPQPPGVAMPEAAAAIRQPKSLTKQPSSDMSEAAGEMQVNGAQSSSSVAAEVPVNGSAVSDAGRGEIEEQVEAI; the protein is encoded by the exons ATGGACTCCAACAGCAACGCCaatccgccgccaccgccgccgcaag CAGATGCCGGAGGAGACGGCGACAAGGCGCCGGCCTTCGACGCGCCGCAGTCGCCGCCGGAGCCGGTGAGGGAGGACTACGTCCAGAACGCCGTCAAGTTCCTCTCCCACCCCAAGGTCAGGGGCTCCGCCGTCGTCTACCGCAGATCCTTCCTCCAGAACAAGGGCCTCACCAGCGACGAGATCGACGAGGCCTTCCGACGAGTACCC GATCCGCAGCCCACCGCTGCCTCGCCGTCGACCCAGGCCCAGCCGCCTGCTCCTGCGGCCGCCGCGCCTCTGCAGACTTACGCGCAGCCGCAGTCAGCAATCGTTGTCGCTCAGCAGCATCCCAGGTTCACCTGGTACCGCGCCTTCGTCGCCGCGGGCCTCTTGCTCGGCTTCGGAGCCAGCGCTGCCGTCTTCATCAAG aaactgttcctCCCGAGGCTCAAGTCGTGGATCCGCAAGGTCGTGGCCGAAGCCCAGGAGACCGCCGACCTCAAGTCCAAGATCGACGACGAGACCAAGGAGGCCGTCAGGGCTTCGTCAGAGGCCGTCTCTGCTATCGCCAGGACCAACCAGGAGTTGCTTGCTTCAAAGGATGAAG AAAAGAAGATACTCGTGACTCTGACGCATGCGCTGGATTCCCAAGCAAAGGTGCTGAAATCGTTGAGCGAGTCGCTGAGTCATAGCAGGGACTCCGTAAATGTTACCAGGGAGGATAGGTTTGCGCACTATCGCCCGTTGGAAGATCATGCCGTGAGGAATG GGCCTGTTAACACTCCATGGAGACCTCCTCAG CAACCTAATATGTATGGTGTGCCAAATGGTGACTTTGGTTCAG GAAGGCCTTCATTTGCGCCAGCACCTACTGAACCTACATCTGGATCATTTTCAAGATCTTATGTTGAG ACAGTGCAGCGAGCGGATAGATCTTCTGGGAGTAAG CCATGGGAGATGCCGCAATACGCACAGCCAAAGCTTGGCTATGGATCCAACACCCACTTGAGCGAGGATGGATCATACTCCGAGGCTCAGGAGAACTATGGCCCTTCGTACCACCAGAACGGAAAGGCCCCTGATTTCCAAACGGAGGAGCCCAGGCCGCTGACATACAGTACCGGGGCTGAGGAAAGGCCGCCACCTCAGCGCCGCTGGGTTCCCCCTCAGCCTCCAGGCGTCGCCATGCCAGAAGCCGCGGCTGCCATACGTCAACCAAAGTCCCTTACAAAGCAACCGTCGAGCGACATGTCCGAGGCAGCTGGTGAGATGCAGGTGAATGGTGCCCAGAGTTCGTCTTCTGTTGCTG
- the LOC127345583 gene encoding peroxisomal membrane protein PEX14 isoform X3, translating into MDSNSNANPPPPPPQDAGGDGDKAPAFDAPQSPPEPVREDYVQNAVKFLSHPKVRGSAVVYRRSFLQNKGLTSDEIDEAFRRVPDPQPTAASPSTQAQPPAPAAAAPLQTYAQPQSAIVVAQQHPRFTWYRAFVAAGLLLGFGASAAVFIKKLFLPRLKSWIRKVVAEAQETADLKSKIDDETKEAVRASSEAVSAIARTNQELLASKDEEKKILVTLTHALDSQAKVLKSLSESLSHSRDSVNVTREDRFAHYRPLEDHAVRNGPVNTPWRPPQQPNMYGVPNGDFGSAGRPSFAPAPTEPTSGSFSRSYVEQTVQRADRSSGSKQPWEMPQYAQPKLGYGSNTHLSEDGSYSEAQENYGPSYHQNGKAPDFQTEEPRPLTYSTGAEERPPPQRRWVPPQPPGVAMPEAAAAIRQPKSLTKQPSSDMSEAAGEMQVNGAQSSSSVAAEVPVNGSAVSDAGRGEIEEQVEAI; encoded by the exons ATGGACTCCAACAGCAACGCCaatccgccgccaccgccgccgcaag ATGCCGGAGGAGACGGCGACAAGGCGCCGGCCTTCGACGCGCCGCAGTCGCCGCCGGAGCCGGTGAGGGAGGACTACGTCCAGAACGCCGTCAAGTTCCTCTCCCACCCCAAGGTCAGGGGCTCCGCCGTCGTCTACCGCAGATCCTTCCTCCAGAACAAGGGCCTCACCAGCGACGAGATCGACGAGGCCTTCCGACGAGTACCC GATCCGCAGCCCACCGCTGCCTCGCCGTCGACCCAGGCCCAGCCGCCTGCTCCTGCGGCCGCCGCGCCTCTGCAGACTTACGCGCAGCCGCAGTCAGCAATCGTTGTCGCTCAGCAGCATCCCAGGTTCACCTGGTACCGCGCCTTCGTCGCCGCGGGCCTCTTGCTCGGCTTCGGAGCCAGCGCTGCCGTCTTCATCAAG aaactgttcctCCCGAGGCTCAAGTCGTGGATCCGCAAGGTCGTGGCCGAAGCCCAGGAGACCGCCGACCTCAAGTCCAAGATCGACGACGAGACCAAGGAGGCCGTCAGGGCTTCGTCAGAGGCCGTCTCTGCTATCGCCAGGACCAACCAGGAGTTGCTTGCTTCAAAGGATGAAG AAAAGAAGATACTCGTGACTCTGACGCATGCGCTGGATTCCCAAGCAAAGGTGCTGAAATCGTTGAGCGAGTCGCTGAGTCATAGCAGGGACTCCGTAAATGTTACCAGGGAGGATAGGTTTGCGCACTATCGCCCGTTGGAAGATCATGCCGTGAGGAATG GGCCTGTTAACACTCCATGGAGACCTCCTCAG CAACCTAATATGTATGGTGTGCCAAATGGTGACTTTGGTTCAG CAGGAAGGCCTTCATTTGCGCCAGCACCTACTGAACCTACATCTGGATCATTTTCAAGATCTTATGTTGAG CAGACAGTGCAGCGAGCGGATAGATCTTCTGGGAGTAAG CAGCCATGGGAGATGCCGCAATACGCACAGCCAAAGCTTGGCTATGGATCCAACACCCACTTGAGCGAGGATGGATCATACTCCGAGGCTCAGGAGAACTATGGCCCTTCGTACCACCAGAACGGAAAGGCCCCTGATTTCCAAACGGAGGAGCCCAGGCCGCTGACATACAGTACCGGGGCTGAGGAAAGGCCGCCACCTCAGCGCCGCTGGGTTCCCCCTCAGCCTCCAGGCGTCGCCATGCCAGAAGCCGCGGCTGCCATACGTCAACCAAAGTCCCTTACAAAGCAACCGTCGAGCGACATGTCCGAGGCAGCTGGTGAGATGCAGGTGAATGGTGCCCAGAGTTCGTCTTCTGTTGCTG
- the LOC127345583 gene encoding peroxisomal membrane protein PEX14 isoform X5, translating into MDSNSNANPPPPPPQADAGGDGDKAPAFDAPQSPPEPVREDYVQNAVKFLSHPKVRGSAVVYRRSFLQNKGLTSDEIDEAFRRVPDPQPTAASPSTQAQPPAPAAAAPLQTYAQPQSAIVVAQQHPRFTWYRAFVAAGLLLGFGASAAVFIKKLFLPRLKSWIRKVVAEAQETADLKSKIDDETKEAVRASSEAVSAIARTNQELLASKDEEKKILVTLTHALDSQAKVLKSLSESLSHSRDSVNVTREDRFAHYRPLEDHAVRNGPVNTPWRPPQQPNMYGVPNGDFGSAGRPSFAPAPTEPTSGSFSRSYVEQTVQRADRSSGSKPWEMPQYAQPKLGYGSNTHLSEDGSYSEAQENYGPSYHQNGKAPDFQTEEPRPLTYSTGAEERPPPQRRWVPPQPPGVAMPEAAAAIRQPKSLTKQPSSDMSEAAGEMQVNGAQSSSSVAAEVPVNGSAVSDAGRGEIEEQVEAI; encoded by the exons ATGGACTCCAACAGCAACGCCaatccgccgccaccgccgccgcaag CAGATGCCGGAGGAGACGGCGACAAGGCGCCGGCCTTCGACGCGCCGCAGTCGCCGCCGGAGCCGGTGAGGGAGGACTACGTCCAGAACGCCGTCAAGTTCCTCTCCCACCCCAAGGTCAGGGGCTCCGCCGTCGTCTACCGCAGATCCTTCCTCCAGAACAAGGGCCTCACCAGCGACGAGATCGACGAGGCCTTCCGACGAGTACCC GATCCGCAGCCCACCGCTGCCTCGCCGTCGACCCAGGCCCAGCCGCCTGCTCCTGCGGCCGCCGCGCCTCTGCAGACTTACGCGCAGCCGCAGTCAGCAATCGTTGTCGCTCAGCAGCATCCCAGGTTCACCTGGTACCGCGCCTTCGTCGCCGCGGGCCTCTTGCTCGGCTTCGGAGCCAGCGCTGCCGTCTTCATCAAG aaactgttcctCCCGAGGCTCAAGTCGTGGATCCGCAAGGTCGTGGCCGAAGCCCAGGAGACCGCCGACCTCAAGTCCAAGATCGACGACGAGACCAAGGAGGCCGTCAGGGCTTCGTCAGAGGCCGTCTCTGCTATCGCCAGGACCAACCAGGAGTTGCTTGCTTCAAAGGATGAAG AAAAGAAGATACTCGTGACTCTGACGCATGCGCTGGATTCCCAAGCAAAGGTGCTGAAATCGTTGAGCGAGTCGCTGAGTCATAGCAGGGACTCCGTAAATGTTACCAGGGAGGATAGGTTTGCGCACTATCGCCCGTTGGAAGATCATGCCGTGAGGAATG GGCCTGTTAACACTCCATGGAGACCTCCTCAG CAACCTAATATGTATGGTGTGCCAAATGGTGACTTTGGTTCAG CAGGAAGGCCTTCATTTGCGCCAGCACCTACTGAACCTACATCTGGATCATTTTCAAGATCTTATGTTGAG CAGACAGTGCAGCGAGCGGATAGATCTTCTGGGAGTAAG CCATGGGAGATGCCGCAATACGCACAGCCAAAGCTTGGCTATGGATCCAACACCCACTTGAGCGAGGATGGATCATACTCCGAGGCTCAGGAGAACTATGGCCCTTCGTACCACCAGAACGGAAAGGCCCCTGATTTCCAAACGGAGGAGCCCAGGCCGCTGACATACAGTACCGGGGCTGAGGAAAGGCCGCCACCTCAGCGCCGCTGGGTTCCCCCTCAGCCTCCAGGCGTCGCCATGCCAGAAGCCGCGGCTGCCATACGTCAACCAAAGTCCCTTACAAAGCAACCGTCGAGCGACATGTCCGAGGCAGCTGGTGAGATGCAGGTGAATGGTGCCCAGAGTTCGTCTTCTGTTGCTG
- the LOC127345583 gene encoding peroxisomal membrane protein PEX14 isoform X1, whose translation MDSNSNANPPPPPPQADAGGDGDKAPAFDAPQSPPEPVREDYVQNAVKFLSHPKVRGSAVVYRRSFLQNKGLTSDEIDEAFRRVPDPQPTAASPSTQAQPPAPAAAAPLQTYAQPQSAIVVAQQHPRFTWYRAFVAAGLLLGFGASAAVFIKKLFLPRLKSWIRKVVAEAQETADLKSKIDDETKEAVRASSEAVSAIARTNQELLASKDEEKKILVTLTHALDSQAKVLKSLSESLSHSRDSVNVTREDRFAHYRPLEDHAVRNGPVNTPWRPPQQPNMYGVPNGDFGSAGRPSFAPAPTEPTSGSFSRSYVEQTVQRADRSSGSKQPWEMPQYAQPKLGYGSNTHLSEDGSYSEAQENYGPSYHQNGKAPDFQTEEPRPLTYSTGAEERPPPQRRWVPPQPPGVAMPEAAAAIRQPKSLTKQPSSDMSEAAGEMQVNGAQSSSSVAAEVPVNGSAVSDAGRGEIEEQVEAI comes from the exons ATGGACTCCAACAGCAACGCCaatccgccgccaccgccgccgcaag CAGATGCCGGAGGAGACGGCGACAAGGCGCCGGCCTTCGACGCGCCGCAGTCGCCGCCGGAGCCGGTGAGGGAGGACTACGTCCAGAACGCCGTCAAGTTCCTCTCCCACCCCAAGGTCAGGGGCTCCGCCGTCGTCTACCGCAGATCCTTCCTCCAGAACAAGGGCCTCACCAGCGACGAGATCGACGAGGCCTTCCGACGAGTACCC GATCCGCAGCCCACCGCTGCCTCGCCGTCGACCCAGGCCCAGCCGCCTGCTCCTGCGGCCGCCGCGCCTCTGCAGACTTACGCGCAGCCGCAGTCAGCAATCGTTGTCGCTCAGCAGCATCCCAGGTTCACCTGGTACCGCGCCTTCGTCGCCGCGGGCCTCTTGCTCGGCTTCGGAGCCAGCGCTGCCGTCTTCATCAAG aaactgttcctCCCGAGGCTCAAGTCGTGGATCCGCAAGGTCGTGGCCGAAGCCCAGGAGACCGCCGACCTCAAGTCCAAGATCGACGACGAGACCAAGGAGGCCGTCAGGGCTTCGTCAGAGGCCGTCTCTGCTATCGCCAGGACCAACCAGGAGTTGCTTGCTTCAAAGGATGAAG AAAAGAAGATACTCGTGACTCTGACGCATGCGCTGGATTCCCAAGCAAAGGTGCTGAAATCGTTGAGCGAGTCGCTGAGTCATAGCAGGGACTCCGTAAATGTTACCAGGGAGGATAGGTTTGCGCACTATCGCCCGTTGGAAGATCATGCCGTGAGGAATG GGCCTGTTAACACTCCATGGAGACCTCCTCAG CAACCTAATATGTATGGTGTGCCAAATGGTGACTTTGGTTCAG CAGGAAGGCCTTCATTTGCGCCAGCACCTACTGAACCTACATCTGGATCATTTTCAAGATCTTATGTTGAG CAGACAGTGCAGCGAGCGGATAGATCTTCTGGGAGTAAG CAGCCATGGGAGATGCCGCAATACGCACAGCCAAAGCTTGGCTATGGATCCAACACCCACTTGAGCGAGGATGGATCATACTCCGAGGCTCAGGAGAACTATGGCCCTTCGTACCACCAGAACGGAAAGGCCCCTGATTTCCAAACGGAGGAGCCCAGGCCGCTGACATACAGTACCGGGGCTGAGGAAAGGCCGCCACCTCAGCGCCGCTGGGTTCCCCCTCAGCCTCCAGGCGTCGCCATGCCAGAAGCCGCGGCTGCCATACGTCAACCAAAGTCCCTTACAAAGCAACCGTCGAGCGACATGTCCGAGGCAGCTGGTGAGATGCAGGTGAATGGTGCCCAGAGTTCGTCTTCTGTTGCTG
- the LOC127345583 gene encoding peroxisomal membrane protein PEX14 isoform X2 gives MDSNSNANPPPPPPQADAGGDGDKAPAFDAPQSPPEPVREDYVQNAVKFLSHPKVRGSAVVYRRSFLQNKGLTSDEIDEAFRRVPDPQPTAASPSTQAQPPAPAAAAPLQTYAQPQSAIVVAQQHPRFTWYRAFVAAGLLLGFGASAAVFIKKLFLPRLKSWIRKVVAEAQETADLKSKIDDETKEAVRASSEAVSAIARTNQELLASKDEEKKILVTLTHALDSQAKVLKSLSESLSHSRDSVNVTREDRFAHYRPLEDHAVRNGPVNTPWRPPQQPNMYGVPNGDFGSAGRPSFAPAPTEPTSGSFSRSYVETVQRADRSSGSKQPWEMPQYAQPKLGYGSNTHLSEDGSYSEAQENYGPSYHQNGKAPDFQTEEPRPLTYSTGAEERPPPQRRWVPPQPPGVAMPEAAAAIRQPKSLTKQPSSDMSEAAGEMQVNGAQSSSSVAAEVPVNGSAVSDAGRGEIEEQVEAI, from the exons ATGGACTCCAACAGCAACGCCaatccgccgccaccgccgccgcaag CAGATGCCGGAGGAGACGGCGACAAGGCGCCGGCCTTCGACGCGCCGCAGTCGCCGCCGGAGCCGGTGAGGGAGGACTACGTCCAGAACGCCGTCAAGTTCCTCTCCCACCCCAAGGTCAGGGGCTCCGCCGTCGTCTACCGCAGATCCTTCCTCCAGAACAAGGGCCTCACCAGCGACGAGATCGACGAGGCCTTCCGACGAGTACCC GATCCGCAGCCCACCGCTGCCTCGCCGTCGACCCAGGCCCAGCCGCCTGCTCCTGCGGCCGCCGCGCCTCTGCAGACTTACGCGCAGCCGCAGTCAGCAATCGTTGTCGCTCAGCAGCATCCCAGGTTCACCTGGTACCGCGCCTTCGTCGCCGCGGGCCTCTTGCTCGGCTTCGGAGCCAGCGCTGCCGTCTTCATCAAG aaactgttcctCCCGAGGCTCAAGTCGTGGATCCGCAAGGTCGTGGCCGAAGCCCAGGAGACCGCCGACCTCAAGTCCAAGATCGACGACGAGACCAAGGAGGCCGTCAGGGCTTCGTCAGAGGCCGTCTCTGCTATCGCCAGGACCAACCAGGAGTTGCTTGCTTCAAAGGATGAAG AAAAGAAGATACTCGTGACTCTGACGCATGCGCTGGATTCCCAAGCAAAGGTGCTGAAATCGTTGAGCGAGTCGCTGAGTCATAGCAGGGACTCCGTAAATGTTACCAGGGAGGATAGGTTTGCGCACTATCGCCCGTTGGAAGATCATGCCGTGAGGAATG GGCCTGTTAACACTCCATGGAGACCTCCTCAG CAACCTAATATGTATGGTGTGCCAAATGGTGACTTTGGTTCAG CAGGAAGGCCTTCATTTGCGCCAGCACCTACTGAACCTACATCTGGATCATTTTCAAGATCTTATGTTGAG ACAGTGCAGCGAGCGGATAGATCTTCTGGGAGTAAG CAGCCATGGGAGATGCCGCAATACGCACAGCCAAAGCTTGGCTATGGATCCAACACCCACTTGAGCGAGGATGGATCATACTCCGAGGCTCAGGAGAACTATGGCCCTTCGTACCACCAGAACGGAAAGGCCCCTGATTTCCAAACGGAGGAGCCCAGGCCGCTGACATACAGTACCGGGGCTGAGGAAAGGCCGCCACCTCAGCGCCGCTGGGTTCCCCCTCAGCCTCCAGGCGTCGCCATGCCAGAAGCCGCGGCTGCCATACGTCAACCAAAGTCCCTTACAAAGCAACCGTCGAGCGACATGTCCGAGGCAGCTGGTGAGATGCAGGTGAATGGTGCCCAGAGTTCGTCTTCTGTTGCTG
- the LOC127345583 gene encoding peroxisomal membrane protein PEX14 isoform X6 — protein MDSNSNANPPPPPPQADAGGDGDKAPAFDAPQSPPEPVREDYVQNAVKFLSHPKVRGSAVVYRRSFLQNKGLTSDEIDEAFRRVPDPQPTAASPSTQAQPPAPAAAAPLQTYAQPQSAIVVAQQHPRFTWYRAFVAAGLLLGFGASAAVFIKKLFLPRLKSWIRKVVAEAQETADLKSKIDDETKEAVRASSEAVSAIARTNQELLASKDEEKKILVTLTHALDSQAKVLKSLSESLSHSRDSVNVTREDRFAHYRPLEDHAVRNGPVNTPWRPPQQPNMYGVPNGDFGSGRPSFAPAPTEPTSGSFSRSYVETVQRADRSSGSKQPWEMPQYAQPKLGYGSNTHLSEDGSYSEAQENYGPSYHQNGKAPDFQTEEPRPLTYSTGAEERPPPQRRWVPPQPPGVAMPEAAAAIRQPKSLTKQPSSDMSEAAGEMQVNGAQSSSSVAAEVPVNGSAVSDAGRGEIEEQVEAI, from the exons ATGGACTCCAACAGCAACGCCaatccgccgccaccgccgccgcaag CAGATGCCGGAGGAGACGGCGACAAGGCGCCGGCCTTCGACGCGCCGCAGTCGCCGCCGGAGCCGGTGAGGGAGGACTACGTCCAGAACGCCGTCAAGTTCCTCTCCCACCCCAAGGTCAGGGGCTCCGCCGTCGTCTACCGCAGATCCTTCCTCCAGAACAAGGGCCTCACCAGCGACGAGATCGACGAGGCCTTCCGACGAGTACCC GATCCGCAGCCCACCGCTGCCTCGCCGTCGACCCAGGCCCAGCCGCCTGCTCCTGCGGCCGCCGCGCCTCTGCAGACTTACGCGCAGCCGCAGTCAGCAATCGTTGTCGCTCAGCAGCATCCCAGGTTCACCTGGTACCGCGCCTTCGTCGCCGCGGGCCTCTTGCTCGGCTTCGGAGCCAGCGCTGCCGTCTTCATCAAG aaactgttcctCCCGAGGCTCAAGTCGTGGATCCGCAAGGTCGTGGCCGAAGCCCAGGAGACCGCCGACCTCAAGTCCAAGATCGACGACGAGACCAAGGAGGCCGTCAGGGCTTCGTCAGAGGCCGTCTCTGCTATCGCCAGGACCAACCAGGAGTTGCTTGCTTCAAAGGATGAAG AAAAGAAGATACTCGTGACTCTGACGCATGCGCTGGATTCCCAAGCAAAGGTGCTGAAATCGTTGAGCGAGTCGCTGAGTCATAGCAGGGACTCCGTAAATGTTACCAGGGAGGATAGGTTTGCGCACTATCGCCCGTTGGAAGATCATGCCGTGAGGAATG GGCCTGTTAACACTCCATGGAGACCTCCTCAG CAACCTAATATGTATGGTGTGCCAAATGGTGACTTTGGTTCAG GAAGGCCTTCATTTGCGCCAGCACCTACTGAACCTACATCTGGATCATTTTCAAGATCTTATGTTGAG ACAGTGCAGCGAGCGGATAGATCTTCTGGGAGTAAG CAGCCATGGGAGATGCCGCAATACGCACAGCCAAAGCTTGGCTATGGATCCAACACCCACTTGAGCGAGGATGGATCATACTCCGAGGCTCAGGAGAACTATGGCCCTTCGTACCACCAGAACGGAAAGGCCCCTGATTTCCAAACGGAGGAGCCCAGGCCGCTGACATACAGTACCGGGGCTGAGGAAAGGCCGCCACCTCAGCGCCGCTGGGTTCCCCCTCAGCCTCCAGGCGTCGCCATGCCAGAAGCCGCGGCTGCCATACGTCAACCAAAGTCCCTTACAAAGCAACCGTCGAGCGACATGTCCGAGGCAGCTGGTGAGATGCAGGTGAATGGTGCCCAGAGTTCGTCTTCTGTTGCTG
- the LOC127345583 gene encoding peroxisomal membrane protein PEX14 isoform X8 gives MDSNSNANPPPPPPQADAGGDGDKAPAFDAPQSPPEPVREDYVQNAVKFLSHPKVRGSAVVYRRSFLQNKGLTSDEIDEAFRRVPDPQPTAASPSTQAQPPAPAAAAPLQTYAQPQSAIVVAQQHPRFTWYRAFVAAGLLLGFGASAAVFIKKLFLPRLKSWIRKVVAEAQETADLKSKIDDETKEAVRASSEAVSAIARTNQELLASKDEEKKILVTLTHALDSQAKVLKSLSESLSHSRDSVNVTREDRFAHYRPLEDHAVRNGPVNTPWRPPQQPNMYGVPNGDFGSGRPSFAPAPTEPTSGSFSRSYVEQTVQRADRSSGSKPWEMPQYAQPKLGYGSNTHLSEDGSYSEAQENYGPSYHQNGKAPDFQTEEPRPLTYSTGAEERPPPQRRWVPPQPPGVAMPEAAAAIRQPKSLTKQPSSDMSEAAGEMQVNGAQSSSSVAAEVPVNGSAVSDAGRGEIEEQVEAI, from the exons ATGGACTCCAACAGCAACGCCaatccgccgccaccgccgccgcaag CAGATGCCGGAGGAGACGGCGACAAGGCGCCGGCCTTCGACGCGCCGCAGTCGCCGCCGGAGCCGGTGAGGGAGGACTACGTCCAGAACGCCGTCAAGTTCCTCTCCCACCCCAAGGTCAGGGGCTCCGCCGTCGTCTACCGCAGATCCTTCCTCCAGAACAAGGGCCTCACCAGCGACGAGATCGACGAGGCCTTCCGACGAGTACCC GATCCGCAGCCCACCGCTGCCTCGCCGTCGACCCAGGCCCAGCCGCCTGCTCCTGCGGCCGCCGCGCCTCTGCAGACTTACGCGCAGCCGCAGTCAGCAATCGTTGTCGCTCAGCAGCATCCCAGGTTCACCTGGTACCGCGCCTTCGTCGCCGCGGGCCTCTTGCTCGGCTTCGGAGCCAGCGCTGCCGTCTTCATCAAG aaactgttcctCCCGAGGCTCAAGTCGTGGATCCGCAAGGTCGTGGCCGAAGCCCAGGAGACCGCCGACCTCAAGTCCAAGATCGACGACGAGACCAAGGAGGCCGTCAGGGCTTCGTCAGAGGCCGTCTCTGCTATCGCCAGGACCAACCAGGAGTTGCTTGCTTCAAAGGATGAAG AAAAGAAGATACTCGTGACTCTGACGCATGCGCTGGATTCCCAAGCAAAGGTGCTGAAATCGTTGAGCGAGTCGCTGAGTCATAGCAGGGACTCCGTAAATGTTACCAGGGAGGATAGGTTTGCGCACTATCGCCCGTTGGAAGATCATGCCGTGAGGAATG GGCCTGTTAACACTCCATGGAGACCTCCTCAG CAACCTAATATGTATGGTGTGCCAAATGGTGACTTTGGTTCAG GAAGGCCTTCATTTGCGCCAGCACCTACTGAACCTACATCTGGATCATTTTCAAGATCTTATGTTGAG CAGACAGTGCAGCGAGCGGATAGATCTTCTGGGAGTAAG CCATGGGAGATGCCGCAATACGCACAGCCAAAGCTTGGCTATGGATCCAACACCCACTTGAGCGAGGATGGATCATACTCCGAGGCTCAGGAGAACTATGGCCCTTCGTACCACCAGAACGGAAAGGCCCCTGATTTCCAAACGGAGGAGCCCAGGCCGCTGACATACAGTACCGGGGCTGAGGAAAGGCCGCCACCTCAGCGCCGCTGGGTTCCCCCTCAGCCTCCAGGCGTCGCCATGCCAGAAGCCGCGGCTGCCATACGTCAACCAAAGTCCCTTACAAAGCAACCGTCGAGCGACATGTCCGAGGCAGCTGGTGAGATGCAGGTGAATGGTGCCCAGAGTTCGTCTTCTGTTGCTG